The sequence CAGGCCGACGGGCCGTGCTGGGCGGCGAAGCGCGCGGCGAAGCTGTGCGGCTCGGCGTTGACGATGAAGTTGATGTCGCCCTGGCGGTACAGCGTGCAGTCCTTGGAGCGGTGGCGGGCGACGGCGGTGAAGCCCACCAGCTCGAACAGCTCGCCCAGCGCCTTGGTATCAGGTCCGGTGTACTCGACGAACTCGAAGCCGTCGGTGCCCATCGGGTTGATCGCGTCGGTCATTGCTCTCTCCATGATGATGTTAGGGGTGAGGGGTGAGGCGTGAGGGGTGAGGTGTAACCCCATCCCCACCCCCGGCCCTCCCCTTGAAGGGAGGGAGTCGTGTTGTGGCTTGTATGACGATCACTGCCAATCGGTTTGGCGCTTCCTGCCCTCCCCCTTCAAGGGGAGGCTGGGTGGGGGATGGGGTTACACCTCACCCCTCACTCCTCACGCCTCACAGCAATCCGTGCCCTTGCGCCCAGGCGTAGAAGCTCTCTTCGAGCTGGTCGAAGCTGTCGATCACGAACAGCTCCTCCTGCATGTGCCAGATGTCGTACGGCTTGTTGGCGATCACTTCGAGGTCGAACGGCAGCTTCTTCGGGCCGTCGGACAGGCTGTAGAGCACTTCCTTGGGCGAGGACAGGATGCCGGCGCCGTAGATGCGCAGACCGGCCGGATTGCGGATCAGGCCGTATTCGACGGTGAACCAGTAGATGCGCGGCAGCCAGTCGCGCGCGGCCGGGTCGATCTCGGGATTCTCGAAGGCGGCCACGCCGGCGCGGCCGAATTCCTCGAAGAAGGTGCAGAAGCGCGGATTGACCAGCAGCGGCGAATGGCCGAGCAGGTCGTGGAACATGTCCGGGCTCGGCGTGTATTCGATCTCGTCGGGCCGGCGGATGAAGTCGGTCGACGGGAAGATACGCTCGCTCAAGAGCTTGAAGAACTCGTAGTTCGGCACCAGGCCGTCGACCCGCATGATGGTCCAGCCGGTCTGCCGCTCGATGGTATCGCTGATGTCGGCCAGCCGCGGGATGTGGTCGGGCGGGAAACCGACGGCGTCGAGCCCGGCCAGGAACTCGTCGCAGGCCCGGCCCGGCAGCACCTTCTGCTGGTTGGCATACAGCTGCGCCCAGGTGTGGTGCTCGATGTCGGTATAGGCCGGGACCTCGACCTCGTGGATATTGCGGTAATCGGGGATGCAGTCCTGCATGCCGCGAGGGGCGACGGCGCTGTCCATCTCGAATGTCTCCATGTCGTGCCGGACCGCATTGGCAGCCCCGTCGGCAGTGCGATGCGGGGCGGCGATCCAGGCTGATTCTGATGCCGCAAGGATACGAATTAGTCCACGCAATGTGCTTGCAAATTCCGTGCGCGAGCAGCGCAGCATTGGCATAAAATGCCAAATATCCATCAAAGTGCGCACGAAAATGATCGAGCTGGACAAGACCGACCTCAAACTGCTCGCCGCGCTGCAGGCCAACGGCCGGCTGACCAACCTCGAGCTGGCCGAAATGATCAACCTGTCGCCCTCGCCCACGCTGCGCCGGCTCAAGCGGCTGGAGCAGGAAGGCGTGGTCGCCGGCTATGTCGCCCTGCTCGACCCGGCCCGCATCGGCCTCGGGCTCGAGGCCTTCGTGCGGGTGATGCTGGACAAGCGCGAACGCCAGTTCGCCGCCTTCGCCCAGGCGGTGCAGCAGTGGCCCGAGGTGGTCAGCTGCCATGCGATGGCGGGCGAGATGGACTATCTATTGCGCGTGGTGTTCGAAGATCTGGCGCACTTCTCGCGCTTCGTGATGGATACCTTGCTGCAGCATCCGGGGGTGGTCGACGTGAAGTCGAGCTTCGTGCTGGAGGCGATCAAGCAGACGACGGCGCTGCCGCTCGATCATCTGGCGCGCTCGCGCGGATGAACGGAACGGCCGAACCGGGATCGGAGCCGACATGAGCCATGCACCTGCGCTTTCCGCCAGCTTCGTCATCTATGCGAAAGATGTCGCAAGAGTGGCGGCGTTCTACGAACTCACGCTCGCCTTGCCGCTGCTGGAGACAGGGCCGGGATTCATCCTGCTGGGCAGCGGCGCCATCGAGCTCGCGGTGGTCCAGATTCCCGATGCGATCGCAACCGAGATCGACATCTCGACGCCGCCCTACCTTAGGGAAGAAACGCCGCTGAAGTTCTCGTTCCTGGTGCGCGATCTCGAGCAGGTTCAGCGCCTGGCCATGGCCGCGGGCGGCGGCACCCAGCCGCTCGGCGCGGCCTGGCATTGGCGCGGCCAGTTGCATCTCGACGGACACGATCCCGAGGGAAACATCGTTCAATTCCGGCAGATCGCCGGCTGACTTCCGAAGACTCATGAAAATCACCCTTCGCCCGGTCACCAAAGAAAATTTCGACGCAATCGCCTGCCTGAATCTGCTCGATCATCAACGCGACTATGTCGCGAGCAATTCCTATTCGATCGCGGAAGCCAGCTTCAACCCGTTCCTGACGACCCGCGCCGTTTACGCCGGTGAATTGCCCGTCGGCTTCATGATGTATCTCAATCCGGAACAGGATGACGAAGAAGCGGGCGCGTACGGCATCTGGCGATTCATGATCGATTCGGCGCACCAGGGCAAAGGCTATGGCCGCCAGGCGCTCGCTGCCTTGCTGGACGAGATTCGGGCGAACGCCGATGTGCGTAGTATTTACATCTCGTACATACCGGGAAATGAACTCGCCAAGCGCTTTTATGCGAGCTTTGGGTTTCGGGAGGTGGGGATCGATGAGGAGGGGGAGATGGTGGCGGTGCTGTCTTGCCAATCGAATGATTCGGTCTTTGCGAACTAGCTTAGCTAGCTAAAGCAGTGGGCACGCTTTATCGTGCCCACGCTGTTGCATCCGCGATAGCGGGAAGATCGATTCGGATCGTCAATACGAATCGGCCGTTTGCATCCTCTGTCGATCACGCTGGTGAGCCGAAGTGAAAACATCCAGCACGGCTCCGGACAGGATGGCCGCTGCGCTTAGCAAACCTGCGCGCAAATCCGGATCGAGCGGCTGGCCGCCTTCTTCGTGGCTGGCGGCATCATCCTGCGCTTCGCGATCGAAACAAAGCAGACGCGAAATGGCACTGAGTCCTTGCGCGGCTTGGTAGCAAGCCGTGGCATCCAGCCAGCTCAAGCGAGCTTCGTGCTGGAATTGCGTGTAGAGCGGTGCGGGGGATAGAGCGTAGACGAGTGTGATGCGGAACGGCGCGTTTCTTGAGCAGCCATGATGGCCTCCTAGCGGTTTCGTTCAAGTCGCACCCCGTGTTCAAGCGGGGTGGCCGGGTACTTGAACACCGCCGCTAGACGGCCCGCAGTTTTCCCCTTACGGGTCTTGTATGGCTGCGCGCTACCCGGCCATGAAAGAAATCATGGACGCAAAAAATCCCCGGTGTCGGATGCTTGGGGAGACCGCTAGCGGAAGGTGTGTTCAGCACCTAGACAGGAATCTATCCGTTTACCCAGGCAAGGTCAATTACCCGGGAAGCCTATAGGCTATAATTAAGCAAAAAATCCTTAAGGCACTCTCAGTGGGCTTCGCGCCGTACCGCCTAACTGACCCGCCTGGCAATTTTCGACACATTAAATATCCGGGTCAGCTACCATAAACCGACGCATTTCCTTTGGCTTAAAGACTTCTTGAATTTGGTTGCTATCCTCAAGCAATCCGATGGCATCCATCCATGTCAGAATTGGACAGTACCGATATTTATAAAAATCAACAACCATTTCACTTCCCCCGCTGCAGCATACCGACCCAAAGTCCAAGCCAGTGCTTCCAGCTCCAAACCAATAGTTGTAAGTTCTCCGTGAACAGCCTGTCGTTGCCGACCCATGTTTTCATCGATTACAACCCAACGGCCATAGCCAGCGACATCAGGAGAAGGGCGAGGATTATTTAAGGCCCAAGTACCTAAAGCAGAGATGATTTCAAACATCGACTTAAGAGCCGACTCAGGCTTATGCTGTTCTGTAGACGTAGTAGGGGCCAAGGCCAGTAGCCCATCGATTCTCGATGAGATATTTGATAGTACACGTTGAATCTCTTCGAAATTCGCTTGCTCACGAACAAGATCAAGCTGCCTGGATTGCAGAATGACAGTAATTATTACACCGATAAAGGCCAGAAAAGAAAAAAGGGGATTTAGAAGTCCACCAACATAGTCACCAAGCCCCCCCAATCGCCTGGATCACCAGAGAGCCTGAACCATTGACCAGGGCCAAAGTTACAAGCATAGAGGCCAAAGACAATTAATGCAGCCAACGCACCAACCCACATTAGCCGCATAAGACCCAGGCCTATATCATTTGTAATAGACATCTTCATTTGCATTTTCCTATTTCTCAGGCATTACGTTACAAACACAAATCACTCGCCGGATCCGACTATACCTAGTTTCAACTTCGGCATATGCTAGAAATTCACCCCCATATGAGCCTGAGACTATCGTCGACACTCCGAACAAGGCCGCATAAGCGGCCAAATTCTCGCTCACCTCTGATTTATCGCACAAATCAGCACCAGATTCATCTGGATCATCGTCACCAGTATGTCGCGCAACAATCCGATCGAATCCACGATACATTCACGCTAACCACCTATAGGAGTCTTCAATGATCAAGGTTACCGTCGCCGACCCCGAATCACCCGAAGCTCATCAACTCCTGACCGACCTATCCGAAACCCTCCAGCAAATCACCGGCAGCAGCGGCACCGCCTCGTTCGACGTCAGCGACGTCAAGGTCGACCAAGCCTGTTTCGTCATCGCTCGCTCGGCCGACGGCGCCGTGCTTGGCTGCGGCGCGCTCCGCCCGCACGAACCCGGCATCGCCGAACTCAAGCGCATGTTCGCCGTGCCGGGCTCCAAAGGCGTAGGCAGCGCAGTCCTCTCCTTCCTCGAACGCCAAGCAAGCGAGTTCGGCTATGCCCAGCTCTGGCTCGAAACCCGGCGAGTCAATCAACGCGCCGTGTCGTTCTACGAGCGTCATGGCTATCGCCCCATCGCCAATTATGGCCGCTATGTCGGCAGGCCCGAGGCCATCTGCCTTGGCAAACATCTGCCTTTGCATGAGGCCGACACCACGGAAATGCATATAGCGCAGGCAATGTGAAATCGAATGTGCAGTCGATGTAGAACAAGATCCACGATACCGGCATCAACCGCATTGCGAATCCATACGCCAGCGGCCACTTGCACGAAAATCCATACAAATCACCATCGATTTCGCACCGAATCTTGCTAGAATTCTGTGCAAATGGACAACACATGCACACTTCAGCTCCACGCCGCCGGCGCTTGGCACGATGTGGCGAGCATCAGCCTGCTCGGGGCTGAAGAAGCAGGCTGGAAGGCCAGCACCTATTCCGGTTATGCCGTCGACTGGGCCTTCGCGCATCCGGGCTCGACCGACGCCCATGCAATGTGCGCTCGCTGGCCGGTCGGTCTGGCGCCGTTGGAACAGGAACACTGGCCGGTCTTCCTCATCGACCTGCTTCCCCAGGGATTCGGCCGGCAGGAACTGCTGCGCCGCATCGATCTGGCGCCGACGGCGGG is a genomic window of Chitinimonas koreensis containing:
- a CDS encoding GNAT family N-acetyltransferase — its product is MIKVTVADPESPEAHQLLTDLSETLQQITGSSGTASFDVSDVKVDQACFVIARSADGAVLGCGALRPHEPGIAELKRMFAVPGSKGVGSAVLSFLERQASEFGYAQLWLETRRVNQRAVSFYERHGYRPIANYGRYVGRPEAICLGKHLPLHEADTTEMHIAQAM
- a CDS encoding VOC family protein; this translates as MSHAPALSASFVIYAKDVARVAAFYELTLALPLLETGPGFILLGSGAIELAVVQIPDAIATEIDISTPPYLREETPLKFSFLVRDLEQVQRLAMAAGGGTQPLGAAWHWRGQLHLDGHDPEGNIVQFRQIAG
- a CDS encoding GNAT family N-acetyltransferase; the protein is MKITLRPVTKENFDAIACLNLLDHQRDYVASNSYSIAEASFNPFLTTRAVYAGELPVGFMMYLNPEQDDEEAGAYGIWRFMIDSAHQGKGYGRQALAALLDEIRANADVRSIYISYIPGNELAKRFYASFGFREVGIDEEGEMVAVLSCQSNDSVFAN
- a CDS encoding Lrp/AsnC family transcriptional regulator encodes the protein MIELDKTDLKLLAALQANGRLTNLELAEMINLSPSPTLRRLKRLEQEGVVAGYVALLDPARIGLGLEAFVRVMLDKRERQFAAFAQAVQQWPEVVSCHAMAGEMDYLLRVVFEDLAHFSRFVMDTLLQHPGVVDVKSSFVLEAIKQTTALPLDHLARSRG
- a CDS encoding phenylalanine 4-monooxygenase; translated protein: MDSAVAPRGMQDCIPDYRNIHEVEVPAYTDIEHHTWAQLYANQQKVLPGRACDEFLAGLDAVGFPPDHIPRLADISDTIERQTGWTIMRVDGLVPNYEFFKLLSERIFPSTDFIRRPDEIEYTPSPDMFHDLLGHSPLLVNPRFCTFFEEFGRAGVAAFENPEIDPAARDWLPRIYWFTVEYGLIRNPAGLRIYGAGILSSPKEVLYSLSDGPKKLPFDLEVIANKPYDIWHMQEELFVIDSFDQLEESFYAWAQGHGLL